From Polynucleobacter sp. JS-JIR-II-b4, a single genomic window includes:
- a CDS encoding autotransporter outer membrane beta-barrel domain-containing protein has protein sequence MKSKILFRSLLSFGVTYMLLGFSSFSIAAGSCDNYTPDINGTVVTCTGVGSTSAGVISTQSNTTVGNSVTVNINSGTSLIINGSTVGIGSAATVVNDGNLNTSAFYFGYGISSGVNGRSQAGGSSITNNGTIYTGGTSASGIYISATNAGSAANTIINTGSITTAGSGANGIQVVNGGAITAINNSGVISAQGANSNGIQVTGAANITNSGTICPSTVVGSNCAASGAGSGNGIQIDNNANANRTTITNTSSGLIGAPTAANYAIYSAQQPGVDVYNYGKIIAASAAATAINFAGSTTGGSNNTVTLYGGSTLLGGISFNKGNTQETLSFNGLSNTNFSNAVTGLNIINATNNSNVVMNSSSGYELVSGKVAVDSTSSLAISGVIQDQTSPSAAASSIEKSGAGTLVLSGANTYTGGTVLNAGTIAVANNTALGTGSVTMAGGTTLQANSSVNLANNVALSGASTINTNGNNMGLSGNMAGSGGFTKIGAGTLTLSGTNTYSGGTTVSAGTLAGNTSSIQGNVVNNAILNFNQSANGAYAGVMSGSGSLVKDGSGTVTISKVNTYTGDTNINAGSLIITGSTTSNTSIAASANLQGSGVINGNVTNSGTITPSFNGTATNLTVNGNYVGNNAAFVGGVYAPVASPVADTLTVTGNTTGSTGLTITDKGGLGNRTTGNGIPVVIVNGASASNAFALTQRVAAGAYEYQLYKGGTSGVGNSWYLFTQAPAPASTPGSGGSTPAPVTPAVPAAPVITPAAGERIEVAVYPAVPSLVQLYAQTAVDTLDQRRGDLNLVDPQGGAKKSSNDWARIIGKAGTSTPSSANDGPKMSFNAYALQLGVDVYQNEEQSGSRSYVGPYVTIGSANANTSSQTGGISTGSINGMQAYSLGLYGTHFAANGLYVDALAQGTRYLNAGASSAQGAQLRTQGSGFTGSLEGGGRWNFDKFLISPQAQIVYDAIGMNNATDAYGQVNFNKSEMTRGRLGLLAGHKDVVGSTPIFAYLRASYWSIFNAGTSTTMASLYGVNPITFQSQANSRWMTVDAELNARITKDTNLFLNLAVDNSLVGTYQAYSGRIGLQTRF, from the coding sequence ATGAAAAGCAAGATTCTGTTTCGCAGCCTATTAAGTTTTGGAGTTACTTACATGCTCCTAGGTTTCTCATCATTCTCGATCGCAGCAGGTAGCTGTGATAACTACACTCCGGATATAAACGGAACTGTAGTGACGTGTACTGGAGTCGGTAGCACATCAGCAGGCGTTATTTCGACCCAGTCAAATACAACAGTGGGCAATAGCGTTACTGTAAACATTAACTCTGGTACTTCATTAATCATCAATGGCTCTACAGTGGGCATTGGTAGTGCAGCCACAGTAGTTAATGATGGAAATTTAAATACCAGTGCATTTTATTTTGGCTATGGTATTTCATCAGGAGTTAACGGAAGATCTCAGGCAGGTGGCAGCAGCATTACTAACAACGGCACTATTTACACGGGTGGTACGAGCGCATCAGGCATTTACATCAGTGCAACTAATGCTGGTTCTGCGGCTAATACGATCATCAATACTGGCTCCATCACAACAGCGGGCTCTGGTGCAAATGGTATTCAGGTTGTTAATGGTGGAGCAATCACTGCCATTAATAACTCGGGAGTAATTTCTGCTCAAGGGGCTAATTCAAATGGAATTCAAGTAACGGGCGCAGCAAATATCACTAACTCAGGAACCATATGCCCATCAACGGTTGTTGGCAGCAATTGCGCTGCAAGTGGCGCGGGTAGTGGCAACGGCATCCAAATTGATAACAATGCCAATGCCAATCGCACTACCATCACCAATACATCATCCGGCTTAATAGGTGCTCCTACAGCAGCAAATTACGCAATCTACAGCGCTCAGCAACCTGGGGTGGATGTATATAACTACGGAAAAATTATTGCTGCAAGTGCTGCCGCTACTGCAATTAATTTTGCTGGCTCGACAACGGGCGGATCTAATAACACTGTTACTTTATATGGCGGCTCTACTTTGTTAGGCGGCATTAGTTTTAATAAGGGCAACACACAAGAAACCCTGAGCTTTAACGGGCTTTCAAATACAAACTTCAGTAATGCCGTAACTGGTCTGAATATCATCAACGCCACTAATAACTCTAACGTAGTGATGAATAGCTCCTCCGGATATGAATTAGTGTCTGGAAAAGTTGCTGTAGATAGTACTTCCAGCTTAGCTATTTCTGGAGTAATTCAGGATCAAACTAGCCCAAGTGCTGCTGCTTCTAGCATTGAGAAAAGTGGGGCTGGAACTTTAGTTTTATCCGGTGCTAATACTTACACGGGTGGCACAGTGTTGAATGCGGGAACCATTGCGGTTGCCAATAATACAGCCCTCGGTACTGGTTCTGTAACGATGGCAGGTGGCACAACCCTGCAAGCAAACTCTTCAGTAAATCTTGCTAATAATGTTGCTTTATCTGGTGCGAGCACTATCAACACCAATGGAAATAACATGGGCCTGTCAGGGAATATGGCGGGATCTGGTGGATTTACAAAAATAGGTGCTGGCACCTTAACCCTCTCCGGTACCAATACCTATAGTGGTGGTACTACCGTTTCAGCAGGCACGTTGGCCGGTAATACCTCAAGTATTCAAGGTAACGTAGTTAACAATGCAATCCTTAATTTCAATCAGTCTGCCAATGGCGCATATGCTGGCGTGATGAGTGGATCAGGTAGTCTGGTTAAAGATGGCTCTGGCACCGTAACAATTTCTAAGGTCAATACTTACACCGGCGATACAAACATTAATGCGGGTAGTCTCATAATAACTGGCTCGACTACATCAAATACTTCTATTGCTGCCAGTGCTAACTTGCAAGGCAGTGGTGTTATTAATGGCAACGTAACTAACTCAGGAACAATTACCCCATCATTTAACGGTACTGCAACCAACCTGACAGTTAACGGAAACTACGTTGGTAATAATGCTGCCTTTGTTGGTGGTGTATACGCTCCAGTTGCTTCACCTGTTGCAGATACCTTGACTGTAACTGGCAACACCACAGGTTCTACTGGACTCACTATTACTGATAAGGGTGGTCTCGGTAATCGCACAACTGGCAATGGTATTCCGGTAGTGATTGTGAATGGAGCTTCCGCATCCAATGCATTTGCATTAACTCAGCGTGTTGCAGCTGGTGCCTATGAATACCAGTTATACAAAGGTGGTACATCTGGAGTGGGAAATTCTTGGTACCTGTTTACTCAAGCACCAGCTCCAGCATCCACACCTGGCTCTGGCGGCTCAACGCCAGCTCCTGTTACTCCAGCCGTTCCTGCAGCCCCAGTCATCACTCCAGCGGCTGGTGAGCGTATCGAGGTTGCTGTTTATCCAGCCGTACCTTCATTAGTGCAGTTGTATGCGCAGACAGCCGTAGATACACTAGATCAACGCCGTGGAGATCTTAATTTGGTTGATCCGCAGGGTGGCGCCAAGAAGAGCTCTAACGATTGGGCTCGTATTATTGGTAAGGCAGGCACATCAACTCCATCTTCAGCGAATGATGGCCCGAAGATGAGCTTTAATGCTTATGCTTTGCAGTTGGGTGTAGACGTGTATCAGAATGAAGAGCAGAGTGGATCAAGATCATATGTCGGCCCTTATGTAACGATTGGTAGCGCTAATGCCAATACCTCTAGTCAGACTGGTGGGATCTCTACCGGTAGCATTAATGGCATGCAGGCCTACTCTCTAGGCTTATACGGGACCCACTTTGCTGCTAATGGCCTGTATGTTGATGCTCTTGCACAAGGTACTCGCTACCTCAATGCGGGGGCCAGTTCTGCACAAGGTGCGCAGCTCAGAACACAAGGATCTGGCTTTACTGGATCCCTTGAGGGTGGCGGTCGCTGGAACTTCGATAAGTTCTTAATTTCTCCGCAAGCTCAAATCGTGTATGACGCCATTGGCATGAATAATGCTACTGATGCCTACGGTCAAGTGAACTTTAATAAAAGTGAGATGACTCGTGGCCGTTTAGGTTTATTAGCTGGTCATAAGGATGTTGTTGGTAGCACTCCCATCTTTGCGTATTTGCGTGCCAGCTATTGGAGTATCTTTAATGCAGGCACCAGCACGACTATGGCTTCGCTCTATGGTGTTAATCCGATCACTTTTCAGTCGCAAGCAAACTCACGCTGGATGACTGTAGATGCTGAATTAAATGCACGCATCACAAAAGACACTAATCTGTTTCTGAACTTAGCTGTTGATAACTCCTTAGTGGGAACTTATCAGGCTTACTCCGGAAGAATTGGTCTGCAGACTCGTTTCTAA
- a CDS encoding PhoH family protein, producing the protein MPLPPIPTQIADQVKLSRKDTPDLKKRPAQAKPVVVEAVDWTNDAEEDLSAAEVALEKIKADHRPTSSARNESKAPTPAKPKRVIRTGPPSLFVLDTNVLMHDPSSLFRFSEHDLYLPMTTLEELDNHKKGMTEVARNARTVSRSLDQLIAGTSGTLDEGIPLNKLGNQDVTGRLFFQTKFSTQALPEGLPEGKGDNMILAVVSELQKTRKGQEVVLVSKDINMRIKARALGLPAEDYFNDQVLEDRDLMYAGVMQLNADFWPKHGKDMESWADSKSGTMFYRVTGPSVQSMLVNQFVYQENPDGSTPFYAQVREINGKTALLQTLRDFSHQKNNVWSVTARNREQNFAMNLLMNPDVDFVTLLGQAGTGKTLLALAAGLEQVLDSKRYNEIIITRATVPVGEDIGFLPGTEEEKMQPWMGAFDDNLEVLQRNEDGGPGEWGRAATQELIRSRIKVKSMNFMRGRTFVSKFVIIDEAQNLTPKQMKTLVTRAGPGTKIICLGNIAQIDTPYLTEGSSGLTYVVDRFKGWRHGGHVTLARGERSRLADHAADAL; encoded by the coding sequence ATGCCACTGCCCCCAATCCCCACTCAAATTGCTGATCAAGTCAAACTCAGTCGCAAAGATACTCCCGACTTAAAGAAACGCCCTGCTCAAGCAAAACCAGTGGTAGTGGAAGCCGTTGATTGGACTAATGACGCAGAGGAAGATTTATCTGCTGCAGAAGTAGCTCTTGAAAAGATCAAAGCGGATCATCGCCCCACTTCGAGCGCACGAAACGAAAGTAAAGCACCTACACCCGCAAAACCTAAACGTGTAATTCGTACTGGACCGCCGAGCTTATTTGTTCTCGATACCAACGTATTGATGCATGATCCAAGCTCGCTATTCCGTTTCTCCGAGCACGATCTCTATCTGCCAATGACCACTCTTGAAGAGCTGGACAATCACAAAAAAGGTATGACCGAGGTAGCCCGCAATGCTCGTACAGTTAGTAGATCATTGGATCAACTGATTGCCGGAACAAGTGGCACATTAGATGAAGGCATTCCACTGAATAAGTTAGGCAACCAAGATGTCACCGGTCGCCTCTTCTTCCAAACTAAATTCTCCACACAAGCATTACCGGAGGGCTTGCCCGAAGGTAAGGGCGACAACATGATTTTGGCAGTAGTCAGTGAGCTGCAAAAAACTCGCAAAGGGCAAGAAGTAGTGTTGGTATCGAAAGATATCAATATGCGCATCAAAGCCCGCGCACTTGGCTTACCGGCTGAAGACTATTTCAATGACCAAGTTTTAGAAGATCGTGACTTGATGTATGCCGGAGTCATGCAACTGAATGCAGACTTCTGGCCTAAACATGGCAAGGATATGGAAAGCTGGGCTGATTCTAAATCCGGCACGATGTTTTATCGAGTTACCGGGCCATCCGTACAAAGCATGCTGGTCAATCAGTTTGTCTATCAAGAAAATCCTGATGGCTCCACGCCTTTCTACGCACAGGTTAGAGAAATTAATGGCAAGACTGCTCTCCTGCAAACTTTAAGAGACTTCTCGCACCAAAAGAACAATGTTTGGAGTGTTACTGCACGCAACCGAGAGCAGAACTTTGCCATGAATCTGCTCATGAATCCGGATGTGGATTTTGTGACTTTATTGGGTCAGGCAGGAACTGGTAAAACCTTGTTAGCATTGGCTGCCGGACTTGAGCAGGTTCTCGATAGCAAACGCTATAACGAAATCATCATTACTCGTGCCACAGTGCCTGTAGGCGAAGATATTGGCTTCCTACCTGGTACCGAAGAAGAAAAGATGCAACCTTGGATGGGTGCATTTGACGACAATCTCGAGGTATTACAGCGCAACGAAGATGGCGGTCCCGGTGAATGGGGTCGCGCTGCAACCCAAGAGTTGATTCGCTCCCGTATTAAAGTAAAGAGCATGAACTTCATGCGCGGCAGAACTTTTGTCAGCAAGTTTGTCATCATTGATGAGGCGCAAAACTTAACCCCTAAACAAATGAAGACTTTGGTAACCCGTGCAGGTCCTGGAACCAAAATCATTTGCTTGGGTAATATCGCTCAGATTGATACGCCTTACCTAACAGAAGGCTCCTCTGGTTTAACTTATGTGGTGGATCGCTTCAAAGGCTGGCGTCACGGCGGTCATGTGACATTGGCTCGCGGTGAGCGCTCACGCCTTGCGGATCATGCTGCTGACGCACTCTAA
- a CDS encoding peroxiredoxin — MTVAIGQPMPQCAIPATSGLMFSPASAKGKKLVLYFYPKDMTPGCTAESGEFRDNIEAFTKANTLVVGVSRDSLKSHDNFRSKLELPFELVADTEEKLCQIFGVMKMKNMYGKQVRGVERSTFLFDSAGKLAKEWRGLKVPGHVTEVLQAAQATK; from the coding sequence ATGACAGTAGCCATCGGTCAACCTATGCCACAGTGCGCGATTCCAGCAACTTCTGGATTAATGTTTTCACCTGCGTCTGCAAAAGGTAAAAAGCTGGTCCTCTACTTCTACCCTAAAGATATGACCCCAGGCTGCACAGCTGAGTCCGGAGAATTTAGAGACAACATTGAAGCATTCACTAAAGCCAATACTCTGGTGGTAGGTGTATCCCGAGATAGCCTCAAGTCACATGACAATTTCCGGAGCAAACTAGAACTCCCGTTTGAGCTAGTTGCTGACACGGAAGAAAAGCTTTGCCAGATCTTTGGCGTTATGAAGATGAAGAATATGTATGGCAAACAAGTCCGTGGCGTCGAGCGCAGCACCTTCCTATTTGACTCCGCCGGCAAACTCGCAAAAGAGTGGCGCGGCCTGAAGGTTCCGGGTCATGTGACAGAGGTATTACAAGCTGCTCAAGCCACTAAATAA
- a CDS encoding polysaccharide deacetylase family protein, translating into MAKIALKVDVDTLRGTKEGVPNLARTLERFGLKATFLFSLGPDHTGWALKRVFRPGFLKKVSRTSVVEHYGIKTLLYGVLLPGPDIGKKAAAEMRAIDKAGHETGIHTWDHVAWQDAVRNQDAPWTKTMMQKSWDRFVEIFGHAPVTYGAAGWQMNDAAFEQLDQWGIAYSSDGRAEPNLMPYRLALPSGKAKHVQYPTTLPTFDELIGIDGADEFGVVKKLLEITQSNPNDQVFTLHAELEGQKLLPAFEQLLAGWLNQGHDLVTMGELHKSWEATKQLDKIAVLPLTWGEIPNRSGDLIIQNN; encoded by the coding sequence ATGGCTAAGATTGCTCTCAAGGTTGATGTTGATACCTTACGCGGGACTAAAGAAGGCGTACCCAATCTTGCTCGTACTCTAGAGCGTTTTGGTCTTAAAGCCACCTTCTTATTTAGCCTTGGTCCTGACCATACCGGCTGGGCCTTAAAGCGCGTCTTTCGTCCGGGCTTTCTAAAGAAAGTCAGTCGTACTTCAGTCGTTGAGCACTACGGCATTAAGACGCTCTTGTACGGAGTGCTTCTTCCGGGCCCCGATATTGGCAAGAAAGCTGCAGCAGAAATGCGTGCAATTGACAAAGCAGGTCATGAAACAGGTATTCATACTTGGGATCACGTTGCCTGGCAAGACGCAGTTCGTAATCAAGATGCACCTTGGACAAAAACGATGATGCAAAAAAGTTGGGATCGTTTTGTAGAAATCTTTGGGCATGCGCCAGTAACTTATGGTGCTGCTGGTTGGCAAATGAACGATGCCGCCTTTGAGCAACTCGATCAATGGGGCATTGCTTACTCCTCTGACGGTAGAGCTGAACCCAATCTCATGCCTTATCGCCTTGCACTGCCTTCAGGAAAAGCGAAGCATGTTCAGTACCCAACAACACTCCCGACCTTTGATGAACTTATTGGCATCGATGGCGCAGATGAATTTGGCGTAGTCAAAAAGTTATTAGAGATCACCCAAAGCAATCCAAATGACCAAGTCTTCACGCTCCATGCTGAACTAGAGGGACAAAAGCTATTGCCTGCGTTCGAGCAACTCCTAGCTGGATGGCTAAATCAAGGCCACGACCTCGTCACCATGGGTGAGCTTCACAAATCCTGGGAAGCCACCAAGCAACTCGATAAAATAGCTGTACTACCGCTGACCTGGGGTGAAATACCCAATCGCAGCGGCGACTTAATCATTCAAAATAACTAG
- a CDS encoding bifunctional UDP-4-keto-pentose/UDP-xylose synthase, whose translation MKKVLILGVNGFIGHHLSKRILETTDWDVYGMDMQNDRLGDLVNHPRMHFFEGDITINKEWVEYHIRKCDVILPLVAIATPATYVQQPLKVFELDFEANLPIVRSAVKYKKHLVFPSTSEVYGMCEDGEFDPAKSNMVYGPINKPRWIYACSKQLMDRVIWGYGMEGLRFTLFRPFNWIGPGLDSIYTPKEGSSRVVTQFLGHIVRGESINVVDGGAQKRAFTYIDDGIDALMRIIDNKDGVANGKIYNIGNPKNNHSIRELANQMLEIARSIPEYAKNANEVKIVETTSGAYYGEGYQDVQNRVPAIDNTMSELGWKPTTTMSDALKNIFEAYREDVEKARTLVDKE comes from the coding sequence ATGAAAAAAGTACTCATTCTTGGTGTTAACGGTTTTATTGGTCACCACCTTTCCAAGCGCATTCTTGAGACAACAGACTGGGATGTCTACGGCATGGATATGCAAAACGATCGTCTTGGTGACTTAGTTAATCATCCGCGCATGCACTTCTTTGAAGGTGACATCACGATCAATAAAGAGTGGGTCGAATATCACATTCGCAAATGCGATGTCATCTTGCCCTTAGTGGCCATTGCAACTCCGGCAACCTATGTTCAACAGCCACTCAAAGTATTTGAGCTTGACTTCGAAGCCAATCTCCCAATCGTGCGCTCTGCCGTTAAGTACAAAAAGCATTTGGTATTCCCATCAACTTCTGAAGTGTATGGAATGTGTGAGGATGGCGAATTTGATCCCGCTAAATCCAATATGGTTTATGGCCCAATCAACAAGCCACGCTGGATCTACGCCTGTTCTAAACAATTGATGGACCGTGTGATCTGGGGCTATGGCATGGAAGGCTTACGCTTTACCCTCTTCCGCCCATTTAACTGGATTGGCCCTGGCTTAGATAGCATCTACACACCAAAAGAAGGCTCTTCCCGCGTTGTGACTCAGTTCTTAGGTCACATCGTTCGTGGTGAATCCATTAACGTTGTTGACGGTGGCGCCCAGAAACGCGCCTTTACTTATATTGACGATGGCATCGATGCTTTAATGCGCATCATCGACAACAAAGATGGTGTTGCCAACGGCAAAATCTACAACATCGGCAACCCAAAGAACAATCACTCTATTCGCGAACTTGCTAATCAGATGTTGGAAATCGCTCGCAGCATTCCTGAGTATGCAAAGAATGCGAATGAAGTGAAGATTGTAGAAACTACTTCTGGCGCTTACTATGGCGAAGGCTATCAAGACGTTCAAAATCGTGTTCCAGCAATTGATAACACGATGAGCGAACTAGGCTGGAAACCAACTACTACGATGTCTGATGCGCTCAAGAATATTTTTGAAGCCTATCGCGAAGATGTAGAAAAAGCCCGCACTTTAGTAGACAAAGAATAA
- a CDS encoding formyltransferase, with protein sequence MHAVVFAYHDVGVNCLKALLNAGIKVDLVVTHQDDPNENVWFGSVAKLCQEKNISCITPSANELIDLVPKLQALAPDYIFSFYYRFMIPEQILACAKIAALNMHGSLLPKYRGRAPVNWAILHGETETGATLHVMEAKPDAGDIVGQAAVSIGPDETATDVFGKVSQAAVSVIDQVLPSLLMGTVPRKANQLQKGSYFGGRKPADGQIHWNQTAKQVHDLVRAVAPPYPGAFTVHEGKAMIVARTSLNGPFPSKLNLGVCGIQVVDNRVFGICGDHQVVEVLEWFPASK encoded by the coding sequence TTGCACGCAGTCGTCTTTGCCTATCATGATGTTGGCGTCAACTGCCTCAAAGCACTTCTCAATGCGGGTATAAAAGTCGATCTAGTAGTAACTCATCAAGATGACCCTAATGAGAATGTTTGGTTTGGGAGCGTTGCAAAACTCTGTCAAGAAAAAAATATTTCTTGCATCACTCCAAGCGCTAATGAATTAATAGATTTAGTTCCCAAGCTTCAAGCTTTAGCGCCTGACTATATTTTTTCTTTCTACTATCGCTTCATGATTCCGGAACAGATTTTGGCTTGCGCCAAAATTGCCGCACTTAATATGCATGGCTCACTACTCCCAAAATATCGTGGGCGTGCGCCAGTGAATTGGGCCATCCTGCATGGCGAAACAGAGACCGGCGCAACTTTACACGTTATGGAAGCAAAACCGGATGCGGGAGATATTGTTGGGCAAGCAGCCGTCAGCATCGGCCCAGATGAAACCGCTACGGATGTATTTGGCAAGGTCAGTCAGGCTGCCGTCAGCGTAATCGATCAAGTCTTGCCAAGCCTTTTAATGGGAACTGTTCCCCGCAAGGCAAATCAGCTCCAAAAAGGGAGCTATTTTGGCGGTAGAAAGCCTGCAGATGGCCAAATTCACTGGAATCAGACCGCCAAACAGGTCCATGACCTGGTTAGGGCTGTTGCACCCCCTTATCCAGGCGCCTTTACTGTTCACGAGGGGAAGGCCATGATTGTGGCCCGTACCAGCTTAAACGGTCCATTTCCGAGCAAGCTCAATCTTGGGGTTTGCGGCATCCAAGTGGTTGATAATCGGGTATTCGGCATTTGTGGCGACCATCAAGTAGTTGAAGTATTGGAATGGTTTCCAGCAAGCAAATAA
- a CDS encoding glycosyltransferase, producing the protein MTANLVANPTLSIVIPVYNEEDGLQALFDRLYPALDALAAKRKVTYEIVFVNDGSKDRSAGILSKQVELRPDVTRAVLFHSNFGQHMAIMAGFEYTKGEHIITLDADLQNPPEEIDALTEQLLKGHDYVGTIRADRRDSFFRKFASRAMNRLRENITRITMTDQGCMLRGYSRRIVDLVRQCDESNTFIPALAYTFSANPVEITVKHEERFAGESKYSLYQLIRLNFDLVTGFSVMPLQIFSILGMLLSLAAGSLFAYLLVRRFVLGAEVEGVFTLFALTFFLIGVMLFGLGLLGEYIGRIYQQIRKRPRYVVQTVLEKK; encoded by the coding sequence ATGACTGCAAATTTAGTTGCCAACCCAACACTCAGCATTGTTATTCCCGTTTACAACGAGGAAGATGGTCTTCAGGCTCTATTTGATCGCCTTTATCCGGCATTGGATGCCCTGGCTGCCAAACGCAAGGTCACCTACGAGATCGTATTTGTGAATGACGGCAGCAAAGATCGTTCTGCCGGCATTCTTTCCAAGCAAGTGGAGTTACGTCCTGATGTAACTCGTGCAGTTTTATTTCACAGTAACTTTGGCCAACATATGGCCATCATGGCTGGATTTGAATACACCAAAGGTGAACACATCATTACTTTGGATGCAGACCTACAAAATCCTCCTGAAGAAATTGATGCATTGACTGAGCAGTTATTAAAAGGTCATGATTACGTGGGCACTATTCGCGCCGATCGTCGGGATAGCTTCTTTAGAAAATTTGCTTCACGGGCTATGAATCGCTTGCGTGAAAATATTACGCGCATCACGATGACTGATCAAGGTTGTATGTTGCGTGGATATAGCCGTCGCATTGTTGACTTAGTCCGCCAATGTGATGAAAGCAATACCTTTATCCCGGCACTGGCTTATACCTTCTCCGCAAATCCAGTTGAAATTACCGTCAAACACGAAGAGCGTTTTGCGGGTGAGTCCAAATACAGCTTGTATCAACTCATTCGTTTAAATTTTGACTTAGTCACTGGGTTCTCTGTCATGCCGCTGCAGATTTTCTCAATACTGGGCATGCTTCTCTCCCTTGCTGCTGGCAGCTTGTTTGCCTACCTGCTAGTTCGCCGCTTCGTTCTAGGCGCTGAGGTTGAGGGTGTATTTACCCTCTTCGCCCTGACCTTCTTCCTAATTGGTGTGATGCTCTTTGGGCTCGGACTTTTAGGTGAATACATTGGCCGCATCTACCAGCAAATCCGCAAACGTCCACGCTATGTGGTGCAAACCGTTTTAGAGAAAAAATAA
- a CDS encoding DegT/DnrJ/EryC1/StrS aminotransferase family protein has protein sequence MSNFIPFTRPSFNQETIDAVSEVLRSGWVTSGPKLAEFEAALSQYFGGRPVRCFANGTATMKIALQVAGIGNGDEVITTPISWVATSNVILGVGAKPVFVDIDPVTRNIDLNKVAAAITPKARAIMPVYLAGLPVDMNQLYALAKQYKLRVIEDAAQAFGSQWQGKKIGSFGDLVSFSFQANKNLTTVEGGCLVLNNFDEAKLAEKFRLQGLTRQGMDGMDVDVLGGKDNLTDVNAAIGLEQLKQLPSYQTRRAELARQYFDVLRAKLKSAGLESLHLELPVENFTDSNWHMFQVVLPLEQLNTNRAQVMTELKDLGIGTGVHYPAITGFTLYKNQGYKTSDTPIAERIGRSILTLPLFPAMADEDIGRIASGLVGILQKYRKN, from the coding sequence ATGTCAAACTTCATCCCCTTCACACGCCCTAGCTTCAATCAAGAAACCATTGATGCTGTTTCAGAGGTATTGCGTTCAGGATGGGTGACATCTGGACCGAAATTGGCCGAGTTTGAAGCTGCTTTAAGCCAATACTTTGGCGGTCGTCCGGTACGCTGTTTTGCCAATGGCACCGCAACCATGAAAATCGCCCTACAAGTTGCTGGCATTGGCAATGGTGACGAAGTCATCACCACCCCAATTTCTTGGGTGGCAACTTCTAATGTGATTTTGGGTGTTGGTGCAAAACCAGTATTTGTGGATATCGATCCCGTTACACGCAATATTGATCTCAATAAAGTTGCTGCCGCAATCACACCTAAGGCGCGCGCGATCATGCCTGTCTATTTGGCAGGTCTGCCCGTTGATATGAATCAGCTCTACGCATTAGCCAAACAATACAAACTTCGCGTGATTGAGGATGCAGCCCAGGCTTTTGGCTCACAGTGGCAAGGCAAGAAGATTGGTAGCTTTGGTGACCTGGTGAGCTTTAGCTTCCAGGCCAACAAGAACCTCACCACTGTTGAGGGTGGCTGCCTTGTTCTCAATAATTTCGATGAAGCAAAACTGGCTGAGAAATTCCGCCTCCAAGGATTAACTCGTCAAGGCATGGATGGCATGGATGTAGACGTATTGGGTGGCAAAGATAACTTGACCGATGTGAATGCAGCTATCGGCCTTGAACAGCTCAAGCAACTTCCCTCTTATCAAACACGTCGCGCTGAACTCGCGCGCCAATACTTTGATGTACTTCGTGCGAAATTGAAATCAGCTGGATTGGAAAGCCTACATTTAGAACTTCCAGTAGAAAATTTCACTGATAGTAACTGGCATATGTTTCAAGTTGTTCTGCCACTTGAGCAGCTCAACACTAATCGCGCCCAAGTGATGACCGAGTTAAAAGACCTGGGTATTGGCACTGGCGTTCATTACCCCGCAATCACTGGGTTCACTCTCTATAAAAACCAGGGCTACAAAACTTCAGACACTCCGATAGCCGAACGCATTGGTCGATCCATTCTGACTCTCCCCTTATTTCCGGCAATGGCAGATGAAGATATTGGCCGTATAGCCAGTGGATTGGTCGGAATTCTGCAGAAATACCGCAAAAACTAG